The following are from one region of the Planctomonas sp. JC2975 genome:
- a CDS encoding alpha/beta hydrolase — protein MIGWGRAVGIIVMAGVAVTAVLTAPTVGKQVIDDGLQKLWSMPPKQAQEYLRKHPETAVDLANSDSKYVDELWNDATGKERKTALRNAPDLIGNLEGVDYVDRDAANRLYLGRALAATKKRVAARPKDATAQFRLRALKAVKASLTGKGGTERYLVELTPAPRPLAAVAVGNPDQAMQVTFDVPGMGTYADDMQLWTQAAQNVYDEQGKAGAPSHRSVIAWIGYITPPPGIDAALGGYAARGAPRLVTALEGFRASRDGGVGVDLSVIAHSYGTTTAANALASTRGLGIFSFVMLGSAGIEAHIRDARALHAEHVYAGEAVGDTQAQWGRLTRQDPRSPSFGATILHVEGSGGRLPVTAHEPIKHSNWNNDPTSAAYAGVTDMTALAKKFSEHVTTFGYLDAGTESLANAATATTRYPTRALY, from the coding sequence ATGATCGGCTGGGGGCGAGCCGTCGGAATCATCGTCATGGCCGGTGTCGCTGTGACGGCGGTTTTGACCGCGCCGACCGTCGGCAAGCAGGTCATCGACGACGGGCTGCAGAAGCTGTGGAGCATGCCGCCGAAACAGGCGCAGGAGTATCTGCGCAAGCATCCGGAGACGGCCGTCGATCTCGCCAACTCGGACAGCAAGTACGTCGACGAACTCTGGAACGACGCGACGGGCAAGGAGCGCAAGACCGCCCTGCGCAACGCGCCGGACCTCATCGGCAACCTCGAGGGCGTCGACTACGTCGACAGGGACGCGGCGAACCGGCTCTACCTCGGGCGAGCGCTCGCCGCGACGAAGAAGCGCGTCGCGGCGCGCCCGAAGGATGCGACGGCGCAGTTCCGTCTGCGCGCCCTCAAAGCGGTCAAGGCATCACTCACCGGCAAGGGCGGCACCGAGCGCTACCTCGTCGAGCTGACGCCGGCGCCTCGGCCGCTCGCGGCGGTGGCCGTCGGCAATCCCGATCAGGCGATGCAGGTGACCTTCGACGTGCCGGGCATGGGAACGTACGCCGACGACATGCAGCTGTGGACGCAGGCGGCGCAGAACGTGTACGACGAGCAGGGCAAGGCCGGCGCCCCGTCGCATCGATCCGTCATCGCGTGGATCGGGTACATCACCCCGCCTCCCGGCATCGACGCCGCCCTCGGCGGCTACGCGGCCCGCGGTGCTCCGCGGCTGGTGACAGCGCTCGAGGGATTCCGTGCGAGCCGAGACGGCGGCGTCGGCGTGGACCTCAGCGTCATCGCGCACTCCTACGGCACGACGACGGCGGCGAACGCCTTGGCATCCACCCGCGGACTCGGCATCTTCTCGTTCGTCATGCTCGGGTCTGCGGGAATCGAGGCGCATATCCGGGATGCCCGTGCCCTGCACGCGGAACACGTGTACGCAGGCGAGGCGGTCGGCGACACCCAGGCGCAGTGGGGGCGCCTCACGAGACAGGATCCGCGTTCGCCGTCGTTCGGCGCCACGATCCTTCACGTCGAGGGCTCGGGCGGACGCCTGCCCGTGACGGCCCATGAGCCGATCAAACACTCCAACTGGAACAACGATCCGACATCCGCCGCATACGCAGGTGTCACCGACATGACCGCGTTGGCGAAGAAGTTCAGCGAGCACGTGACCACCTTCGGCTACCTGGATGCCGGCACCGAGTCGCTCGCGAACGCCGCGACAGCGACGACCAGGTACCCGACGCGGGCGTTGTACTGA
- a CDS encoding MMPL family transporter → MSSFLYAVGRWAFRRRSWVLTIWLALVALAIAGAALLGTGTQNTYAIPGTESQQALDALARTFPQMSGASAQLVAVAPAGASVRDPAFQSAVEESVTRLSRIPQVSSATSPYSSTSTANISSDESAVIVPVQLSVAQSAVSDATDAALQTEAHHLESQLPKGSQTAMGGQLFAQTSTGISITELLGIAVAFVVLAFTFVSLLAAAMPLITALLGVAVSLSVILAMTSVTTITSTTPLLALMLGLAVGIDYGLFIASRHRDQVRSGIDPEESAARAIATAGSAVVFAAVTVIIALLGLSVAGIPFLTTMGVASAGAVALAVLISMTLMPALLGFLGWRIVPKALRPGAAGRTPHGRRHVNEGTGHSAQASGASAHEAASEGSAAVTPDAGSDAGTITDATTRDPSPSASGPADGQDDDVEKDGSGATPDRVAARPSRLFLGWVRGATRWPIVTVVVIVAALGLLAVPASHLRLALPDAGSLPAGEPGRVTYDLIDKHFGPGYNGPLIMTGSVIQSKDPVGLMNDLGASIAKVPGVVAVPLSTPNQSGDTGIVQVIPSGAPDSQATEDLVGRLRGMHDEFQKQYGVDLSVTGYTAAGIDVSERLAQALLPFGILVVGLSLVLLAMVFRSIVVPVTAALGYLLSIGAAFGITSLVFMDGWLSGPLGVASLGSVISFMPIILMGVLFGLAMDYEVFLVSRMREDYVHHGDAHGAVEAGFLGSAKVVTAAAVIMFAVFAAFVPEGDASIQPIALGLAVGVAIDAFIVRMTLIPAVLRLFGRFAWWMPAGLDRMLPHFDAEGEGIAHELELADWPADGSAYAIAAENVAVARSGREIASGLDVLVPYGDVLLVRADDDLAGAIVVAAICGRGDVASGRLKVAGFVLPTRAGAVRARSAIVPLRGSSAPADEVDLALRDGIAVLGLCDPDSVGDERDRNAIAEVLERERAERLRSGAPPLTVVASVGVDADVAELMGQSVTTHSAMVEATAPASTDERMASEVS, encoded by the coding sequence ATGTCGTCCTTTCTCTACGCCGTCGGACGATGGGCGTTCCGGCGACGCTCCTGGGTTCTCACGATCTGGCTGGCGCTCGTGGCCCTGGCCATCGCAGGGGCAGCGCTGCTCGGCACGGGGACCCAGAACACGTACGCCATTCCAGGCACCGAGTCGCAGCAAGCGCTCGACGCTCTGGCCCGCACGTTCCCGCAGATGAGCGGCGCATCCGCCCAACTCGTCGCCGTGGCGCCGGCGGGCGCGAGCGTGCGGGATCCGGCCTTCCAGTCAGCGGTCGAGGAGAGCGTGACCCGGCTGTCGCGGATCCCTCAGGTATCGTCCGCGACGTCGCCGTATTCATCGACGTCGACGGCGAACATCAGCTCCGACGAGTCGGCAGTTATCGTTCCCGTGCAGCTTTCCGTCGCGCAGAGCGCGGTGTCCGACGCCACGGATGCGGCCCTGCAGACGGAGGCGCATCACCTCGAGTCGCAGCTGCCGAAGGGGTCGCAGACCGCCATGGGCGGTCAACTGTTCGCGCAGACATCGACGGGGATCAGCATCACGGAGCTTCTCGGCATCGCCGTGGCCTTCGTGGTGCTCGCGTTCACGTTCGTGTCGCTCCTGGCGGCGGCGATGCCGCTGATCACCGCGCTCCTCGGTGTCGCGGTGTCGCTCTCCGTGATCCTCGCCATGACGTCGGTCACGACCATCACGTCGACCACGCCGCTTCTGGCTCTCATGCTCGGTCTGGCGGTGGGCATCGACTACGGCTTGTTCATCGCCTCCCGACATCGCGACCAGGTGCGCAGCGGGATCGATCCGGAAGAATCCGCAGCGCGGGCCATTGCAACGGCGGGTTCGGCCGTGGTGTTCGCGGCGGTGACGGTGATCATCGCGCTGCTCGGGCTGAGCGTGGCCGGCATCCCGTTCCTCACCACCATGGGCGTCGCATCCGCCGGCGCGGTGGCTCTGGCCGTGCTGATCTCGATGACGCTCATGCCGGCGCTACTCGGATTCCTCGGATGGCGGATCGTTCCGAAAGCCCTCCGTCCCGGCGCGGCAGGACGTACGCCGCACGGTCGCCGCCACGTGAACGAGGGCACGGGCCACTCCGCGCAGGCGTCCGGGGCGTCGGCGCACGAAGCGGCGTCCGAGGGGTCGGCGGCGGTGACCCCGGATGCCGGATCCGACGCAGGGACGATCACGGATGCCACGACCCGCGATCCGTCACCCTCGGCATCCGGTCCGGCCGATGGCCAGGACGACGACGTGGAAAAGGACGGATCCGGCGCAACTCCCGATCGCGTCGCTGCCCGTCCGTCTCGGCTGTTCCTCGGCTGGGTCCGCGGCGCCACCCGATGGCCGATCGTCACGGTGGTCGTCATCGTCGCGGCACTTGGATTGCTGGCGGTTCCCGCGTCCCATCTGCGCCTTGCACTTCCGGATGCCGGATCACTGCCCGCCGGCGAACCAGGGCGCGTCACGTACGACCTCATCGACAAGCACTTCGGCCCCGGATACAACGGGCCGCTCATCATGACCGGGTCGGTCATCCAGAGCAAGGATCCGGTCGGGCTGATGAACGATCTCGGCGCGAGCATCGCCAAGGTGCCGGGCGTCGTCGCGGTGCCGCTTTCCACGCCGAACCAGAGCGGGGACACGGGCATCGTGCAGGTCATCCCGAGCGGCGCCCCTGACTCGCAGGCCACGGAGGACCTCGTCGGACGACTGAGAGGGATGCACGACGAGTTCCAGAAGCAGTACGGCGTCGACCTGTCCGTGACCGGATACACGGCGGCGGGCATCGACGTCTCCGAGCGCCTCGCCCAGGCGCTGCTCCCGTTCGGCATCCTGGTCGTCGGACTGTCTCTCGTTCTGTTGGCCATGGTGTTCCGGTCGATCGTGGTTCCGGTCACCGCGGCACTCGGCTACCTGCTCTCGATCGGCGCCGCGTTCGGCATCACGAGCCTCGTCTTCATGGACGGATGGCTCTCCGGACCGCTCGGAGTCGCCTCGTTGGGGTCCGTCATCAGCTTCATGCCGATCATCCTCATGGGTGTGCTCTTCGGCCTGGCCATGGACTACGAGGTCTTCCTGGTCAGCCGCATGCGTGAGGACTACGTGCATCACGGTGACGCGCACGGCGCCGTCGAAGCGGGATTCCTCGGCTCGGCCAAGGTGGTCACCGCGGCAGCCGTCATCATGTTCGCCGTGTTCGCGGCCTTCGTGCCGGAGGGCGACGCTTCGATCCAGCCGATCGCCCTCGGGCTCGCCGTCGGCGTCGCGATCGACGCGTTCATCGTGCGCATGACGCTGATCCCCGCCGTGCTGAGGCTGTTCGGCAGGTTCGCCTGGTGGATGCCCGCCGGCCTCGACCGTATGCTGCCGCACTTCGACGCCGAGGGTGAGGGCATCGCCCACGAGCTGGAGCTCGCCGACTGGCCGGCTGACGGTTCGGCATACGCCATCGCCGCGGAGAACGTCGCGGTCGCCCGCTCTGGGCGCGAGATCGCCTCGGGGCTCGATGTCCTCGTCCCGTACGGCGATGTTCTGCTCGTGCGCGCGGATGACGACCTTGCCGGTGCGATCGTAGTGGCGGCGATCTGCGGGCGCGGTGACGTGGCATCCGGCCGCCTCAAGGTCGCGGGCTTCGTGCTGCCCACCAGGGCGGGCGCCGTGCGCGCACGGTCCGCCATCGTCCCGTTGCGCGGATCGTCGGCTCCCGCCGACGAGGTGGATCTCGCGCTCCGCGATGGCATCGCGGTGCTCGGGCTCTGCGATCCGGACAGCGTCGGCGATGAGCGGGATCGGAACGCGATCGCGGAGGTACTGGAGCGGGAGCGGGCGGAACGCCTGCGAAGCGGTGCCCCACCGCTGACCGTCGTCGCATCTGTAGGAGTGGATGCGGATGTCGCCGAGCTGATGGGCCAGTCCGTCACGACCCACAGCGCGATGGTCGAGGCGACGGCACCGGCATCGACGGATGAGCGCATGGCCTCGGAGGTGAGCTGA